One Ahaetulla prasina isolate Xishuangbanna chromosome 1, ASM2864084v1, whole genome shotgun sequence DNA window includes the following coding sequences:
- the AKAP5 gene encoding A-kinase anchor protein 5, which translates to MEAPNMEHSAKGIQMDTEQQLETSNTTDPIIATDSPAKKASIFCFKKRKKYCGKGEEKDEDHEFNSLSLRPANQSSDMGHNETEVSNPFWTSGGAWLAFKRLVTLRRRSKSSLKKQTQACSRVHLDMDIRDSGRIRFPKEHASSSSKIPCLKLIRSKKRTSHSEIIEQPDCEKKGNDTASILNNKSNEEPEMVAMEVPLDTKQSPSRGLQEGESDSGAMTNTENAALSNRENAFPDPNCYIDCGVPSEIIHSETALVTEEEKQIFQLHHGTLYGNFEELENQKFSFNVEISPPSPQDLPESEQQLIGREGTKETKSQPFVAGIDVVAKSEDAAVKEGHSVEVMLHCSPSVMEDEASDVPVCFDEEETNEENQFTIPGAGIVIMITEAEDDQDEEEESAPTCEMFAFPQAIKQKGKKKTSKNKASTAGCNYTKEDQACSQAPSSFGTNSQEHWTSEQYEMLLIETAASLVKTAIQSSVEQLVNEMALEQNKQNSVL; encoded by the coding sequence ATGGAAGCCCCAAATATGGAACATTCAGCAAAAGGAATTCAGATGGACACTGAGCAACAATTGGAAACTTCAAATACAACTGATCCAATTATTGCCACCGACAGCCCAGCCAAAAAGGCTTCTATCTTTTGctttaagaaaaggaaaaagtattgtgggaagggagaagagaaggatgAGGACCATGAATTCAATTCACTTAGCTTAAGGCCTGCTAACCAGTCTTCTGACATGGGGCACAATGAAACAGAGGTTTCAAATCCATTTTGGACTTCAGGAGGGGCCTGGCTGGCTTTCAAACGACTAGTGACATTAAGAAGAAGATCCAAATCCTCTCTGAAGAAACAAACACAGGCTTGTTCTCGCGTACATCTAGATATGGACATAAGAGATTCTGGCAGGATACGATTTCCTAAGGAGCATGCCAGCTCTAGTTCTAAAATTCCCTGCCTAAAACTCATCCGAAGCAAAAAAAGGACCAGCCACTCTGAAATAATAGAACAGCCTGATTGCGAGAAAAAGGGAAATGATACAGCAAGCATCCTGAATAACAAAAGTAACGAAGAGCCAGAGATGGTGGCTATGGAAGTTCCACTTGATACGAAACAATCTCCCAGCAGAGGTCTTCAGGAAGGAGAAAGTGACAGTGGAGCCATGACAAATACGGAAAATGCGGCACTCTCCAATAGAGAAAATGCATTTCCTGATCCAAATTGTTACATTGACTGTGGAGTTCCATCAGAAATAATCCATTCTGAAACTGCACTTGTAACTGAAGAAGAGAAGCAAATATTTCAGTTACATCATGGAACCCTCTATGGAAACTTTGAAGAGCTGGAAAATCAGAAATTCAGTTTTAATGTTGAGATCAGTCCTCCCAGTCCTCAGGACCTGCCTGAAAGCGAACAACAACTTATAGGAAGAGAGGGAACCAAAGAGACCAAGTCACAGCCATTTGTGGCAGGCATTGATGTTGTGGCCAAAAGTGAGGATGCTGCTGTTAAGGAAGGTCATTCCGTTGAAGTGATGTTGCATTGCAGCCCATCTGTAATGGAAGATGAGGCTTCAGACGTACCGGTTTGTTTTGATGAGGAAGAGACAAATGAAGAAAATCAATTTACCATTCCTGGGGCTGGCATTGTAATCATGATCACGGAAGCTGAAGATGAtcaggatgaggaagaggaatcAGCCCCTACCTGTGAAATGTTTGCATTTCCCCAAGCCATCAagcaaaaagggaagaaaaaaactaGCAAAAACAAAGCTTCTACTGCAGGGTGCAACTACACAAAGGAAGACCAGGCATGCTCCCAGGCCCCATCTTCCTTTGGCACCAACAGCCAGGAACACTGGACTTCAGAGCAATATGAAATGCTGTTGATTGAAACAGCTGCCTCGCTTGTGAAAACAGCCATTCAGTCATCTGTTGAGCAGCTTGTCAATGAAATGGCTTTGgagcaaaataaacaaaacagtgTTTTATGA